The proteins below come from a single Oenanthe melanoleuca isolate GR-GAL-2019-014 chromosome Z, OMel1.0, whole genome shotgun sequence genomic window:
- the LOC130265445 gene encoding tetraspanin-3-like: MGLPSLWCYEEDSLRSFAQSVLRFLGFIFCGTAAVQVFGGVSVILMINNYRYLFQESYLSLPGWLALATALTLLPAGLLAVSISVKYSSNRQGTLMYLLVFLLCLEMSSAALAFSYSVKTTSQLESAMGYLVHQHNWKCSQDPGNSSMDVIQRKLQCCGVHNYTDWLKTSSSWHHSACVPESCCKEKHSHCRGDLGHVEQLSDKGCLKKLEDQLRFAMLYIFWTCTVLSILELLAAASNGFLMRHQPFHELCILDL; encoded by the coding sequence ATGGGTCTGCCATCTTTGTGGTGCTATGAGGAGGACAGCCTCAGGTCCTTTGCTCAATCTGTGCTGAGGTTCCTGGGCTTCATCTTCTGTGGTACTGCTGCAGTACAGGTGTTTGGTGGAGTCTCGGTGATCCTGATGATCAACAACTACAGATATTTATTTCAGGAGTCTTACTTGTCCCTCCCTGGTTGGTTGGCTCTTGCAACTGCACTtacactgctgcctgctgggcttTTGgctgtttctatttctgtgaAGTATTCCAGCAATCGGCAAGGGACTCTCATGTACTTGCTGGTGTTCCTTCTTTGCCTAGAAATGtcttcagcagctctggcatTCTCCTACTCTGTTAAGACAACTTCTCAGCTGGAAAGTGCTATGGGTTACCTGGTTCACCAGCACAATTGGAAGTGCTCCCAGGATCCTGGAAACAGTTCTATGGATGTGATACAGAGGAAGCTGCAGTGTTGTGGGGTCCACAATTACACAGACTGGCTAAAGACATCATCTTCTTGGCATCATTCAGCTTGTGTTCCTGAAAGCTGCTGTAAGGAGAAGCATTCTCACTGCAGGGGAGACTTAGGCCATGTGGAGCAGCTTTCTGACAAAGGCTGTCTAAAGAAGCTGGAGGACCAGTTGCGTTTTGCCATGCTGTACATTTTTTGGACTTGTACTGTGCTAAGCATCTtggagctcctggctgctgccagcaatgGCTTCCTCATGAGACATCAGCCATTCCATGAGCTCTGTATTCTGGATTTATAA